The nucleotide sequence CGGCCCGACGGCGTCCGGGTCGTCGCGCACCGCGGCGAGCTGATCGGGGTTCCGCAGGAGCGCCAGTGTGCCCAGTCCCAGCATGTTCGAGGTGGTCTCGTGACCGGCGAGCAGCAGCAGCCCGGCGATGCCGACGAGTTCGTCGTCGGTGAGGTCGGCGCCGTGCTCGCGCACCAGCATCCCGAGGATGTCCTCGCCTGGTGCCCGGCGGGCCGCGGACACCAGCGAGCGCATGTAGTCGCGGCTCTCGCGCGCCACCTCCATCCGCTCGGGCATCGGCAGCGAGAGGTCGAGTTGCAGTGCGGCGCGGCGCTGGAAGTCCCCGCGGTCGGCATAGGGGACGCCGAGCAGCTCGCAGATCACCAGCGACGGGATCGGCAGCGCGAACGACTCGACGAGGTCGACCGGCGGGCCGGCCGCGGCCATGGCGTCGAGGTGGTCGTCGACGATCTCGGTGATCCGCGGCTCCAGCCGCCGGATCCGCCGGATCGTGAATTCCGGGGTGAGCATCCGGCGCAGCCGTTGGTGTTCGGGCGGATCGAGCCCCAGCAGGTTGCCGGCGCGCTGCTGTTCCTGCTCCTGGGCGGACACCTGCGGGGAGCCGGGCACGACGAACCCCGGGGGACGCGCGTTCGAGAAGTGCTCGTGGTCGGCCAGCATCGCCTTGACGTCGTCGTGGCGGGTGACGAGGTACACCTGCATGCCGAAGGCGTTGACGACGGTCGTGACGCCGGATTCGGCGCGCAGCCGGCCCAACTCCGGGGTCGGGTCGAACGCGTCGCGGCGCATGTGGACCGGCGGCCGAGGGAGCGGCTCCGCGGTGGTGGCCTGGGTCATGTCTTCGACGGTACCGACGACACCGGGGGACCCTCCCGGAGCGGCGTATCGTCGCTTTCAGGATCCGAGGAGAGCACGTTGACGACCTTCCGCCGGCTCGTGGCCGCCACGCTCGGCGTGGCCGTCCTCGCCACCGCGCCGGTCGCGGCGGCCGACGACGGCAGCCGGCGCGACCCCGGGTACAACGGCGCGCCCACCGTGCGGTCCGGCGGTCCGGTCCCGACGATGAACGGCGTGCCGTGCGTCGGCGGGCACCTCGGGACGTGCACCGGATTCGCGCAGAATCAGCCCGACCGCCCGGCGCCGCGCGCGAGGATCGGTGGCACGCCGACCATCAGGCCCTGACGAGGAAGTCCTCGATCAGACGGTTCACCAGCGGCGGATCCTCGAGCGCCGCGAGGTGCGCGACGCCGTCGAGCACGACGAACGCCGCGCCGGCGATGGCGTCGGCCATCGCCCGTGTCTCGGCGGTGTCGAACGTGGCGTCCTCGGCCCCGGCGACGACGAGCACGGGCGTGCGGACGGCGGCGAGCAGCGCCCGCTGGTTGGGCCGGCGGGGGACGACGCTGCGCACCGCCCAGGCACTCGAGCCGACGTCGACGGCGCGGGCGG is from Mycolicibacterium grossiae and encodes:
- a CDS encoding cytochrome P450; this translates as MTQATTAEPLPRPPVHMRRDAFDPTPELGRLRAESGVTTVVNAFGMQVYLVTRHDDVKAMLADHEHFSNARPPGFVVPGSPQVSAQEQEQQRAGNLLGLDPPEHQRLRRMLTPEFTIRRIRRLEPRITEIVDDHLDAMAAAGPPVDLVESFALPIPSLVICELLGVPYADRGDFQRRAALQLDLSLPMPERMEVARESRDYMRSLVSAARRAPGEDILGMLVREHGADLTDDELVGIAGLLLLAGHETTSNMLGLGTLALLRNPDQLAAVRDDPDAVGPAVEELLRFLSIVQTSIPRITTTEVELAGVTIPAHQLVFASLPAGNRDPEFVSAPDVLDVRRGAPGHLAFGHGVHHCLGAPLARMEMRIAWPALFRRFPSLAVAEDVEHVAFREYHFIYGLRALAVTW